One genomic window of Conger conger chromosome 9, fConCon1.1, whole genome shotgun sequence includes the following:
- the LOC133137808 gene encoding sorting nexin-10B-like: protein MEDERPVFDSLMKHEFISVIVRDPQFHREDFWHSHCDYEIHLHTNSIYFRRKLSCVRRRFSEFVWLRQRLQSNAVLMDVPKLPPSIPFFSLRNPLHVNLRLNGLQSFLEIVLQVPLLLSDSCLHLFLQSDLSVSKMEACACGRTRYSVAQAIQRSARRQHPSPSDDSDNESTTSSAGLDYSSEGHTQTPPLPGTDSAPALALTPPLPWP, encoded by the exons ATGGAGGACGAACGGCCAGTGTTCGACAGTCTCATGAAGCAT GAGTTTATCAGTGTGATCGTGCGGGACCCACAGTTTCACAGAGAGGATTTCTGGCATTCGCACTGTGATTATGAGATCCATCTACAT ACCAACAGCATTTACTTCAGGAGGAAGCTGTCCTGTGTGAGGAGACGGTTCAGCGAGTTTGTGTGGCTCCGCCAGAGACTACAGAGCAATGCCGTACTtat GGACGTGCCCAAGCtgcccccctccatcccctTCTTCAGCCTGCGGAACCCTCTGCACGTCAACCTGAGGCTCAACGGGCTGCAGAGCTTCCTGGAGAT agtgcTGCAggtccctctcctgctctcagaCAGCTGCCTGCACCTCTTCCTGCAGTCGGACCTGAGCGTGTCTAAGATGgaggcgtgtgcgtgtgggaggACACGCTACTCCGTGGCTCAGGCCATCCAGCGCAGCGCCCGCCGccaacacccctccccctccgacGACTCGGACAacgagag CACGACCTCTTCAGCAGGCCTGGACTACAGCAGTGAGGGCCACACCCAGACTCCACCCCTCCCTGGCACTGACTCCGCCCCTGCCCTGGCCCTGACTCCGCCCCTGCCCTGGCCCTGA